The following are encoded in a window of Candidatus Nitrosotalea sinensis genomic DNA:
- the rnz gene encoding ribonuclease Z — protein sequence MKLVFLGTSAAQPTTERGMTCICLVLDKEILMFDAGEGAQIAFQKAKLGWNKKIRIFVTHLHGDHCVGILGLLQTMSLQNRTESVDIYGPRGIEEFIAANLKVLNFGLTFPVRITRISEGLVLDDSGYNIHTCEAEHSIPAYSYRFTENDRPGRFYPEKAKELGIPEGKLWHELQNDKEITVQGRTIRPSDVMGEKRKGIKIGISGDTRPTRKLEEFFKGCDYMTFDSTYDDSLKDKAKENYHSTSKEAAELAKKAGVTNLILTHFSARYENTDELVREAKTIHESVVGARDLLEINIR from the coding sequence ATGAAACTTGTATTCTTGGGAACATCAGCAGCACAACCAACAACAGAGCGTGGCATGACATGCATCTGTCTTGTGCTTGACAAAGAGATACTAATGTTTGATGCAGGAGAGGGAGCGCAGATTGCATTTCAAAAGGCAAAGCTTGGATGGAACAAAAAGATTAGGATATTTGTAACACATCTTCATGGGGACCACTGCGTAGGCATACTTGGACTGTTGCAGACAATGTCATTGCAGAACAGGACCGAATCCGTTGACATCTATGGCCCAAGAGGAATCGAGGAGTTTATTGCTGCAAACTTGAAGGTGCTAAACTTTGGGCTGACATTTCCTGTAAGAATAACAAGAATTAGCGAGGGCCTAGTGCTTGATGATTCTGGATATAACATACATACTTGCGAGGCAGAGCACTCTATTCCTGCGTATTCGTATAGATTTACAGAAAATGACAGGCCTGGAAGGTTTTATCCTGAAAAGGCCAAGGAGTTGGGAATACCAGAGGGAAAGCTTTGGCACGAGTTGCAAAATGATAAGGAAATTACAGTTCAAGGAAGAACAATAAGGCCTTCTGATGTGATGGGAGAAAAGCGCAAGGGGATAAAAATTGGCATATCAGGTGATACTAGGCCCACTAGAAAACTTGAGGAATTTTTCAAGGGGTGTGATTACATGACATTTGATTCCACATATGATGATTCATTAAAAGACAAGGCAAAGGAAAACTATCACTCTACATCAAAAGAAGCTGCAGAGCTTGCCAAAAAGGCAGGAGTTACAAACTTGATACTGACACACTTTTCTGCAAGATATGAAAACACTGACGAGCTTGTACGAGAGGCAAAGACCATTCACGAGTCTGTTGTTGGTGCAAGAGATCTGCTGGAGATTAACATCAGATAA